From one Solanum stenotomum isolate F172 chromosome 12, ASM1918654v1, whole genome shotgun sequence genomic stretch:
- the LOC125846861 gene encoding uncharacterized protein LOC125846861 produces MPGNNESLIQTQTLNSLYAALDPKSLILSQFSNSDQPQFLQLTTDCLFMERGPRYKAYADLREKKLRIKHMKQSIPEEEEELVFQEEFVVTPPKKQVKFQGSLVTPPKRTKGSSILAQSVPDFSSALRKENRKPPPTMLPTLKEKSATPPLAGSKSGKFYGGVGSIGGSKSVNSGDKRIGGLMTRKSYANVDELKGLASVARSAINGENRVGRTNRVAAKTVLGYRQL; encoded by the coding sequence ATGCCTGGGAACAATGAATCTCTGATTCAAACTCAAACCCTTAATTCTCTCTACGCCGCACTAGACCCCAAGTCCCTAATTCTCTCTCAATTTTCAAATTCCGATCAGCCCCAATTCCTTCAACTCACTACAGATTGTTTATTCATGGAGAGGGGTCCTCGTTACAAAGCTTATGCTGATCTTAGAGAAAAGAAATTGCGAATAAAGCACATGAAACAATCAATTCCTGAAGAGGAAGAGGAATTGGTATTCCAGGAGGAGTTTGTTGTTACTCCACCGAAGAAACAGGTGAAATTTCAGGGGAGTTTGGTAACGCCACCTAAGAGGACAAAAGGGTCATCGATTTTGGCTCAATCAGTGCCTGATTTTTCATCAGCATTGAGGAAGGAGAATCGGAAGCCGCCACCCACTATGCTGCCGACTTTGAAGGAGAAGTCCGCTACGCCGCCTCTGGCTGGTTCGAAAAGTGGGAAGTTTTATGGGGGTGTTGGGAGTATTGGAGGTAGCAAATCGGTGAATTCAGGGGATAAGAGGATTGGGGGTTTGATGACTAGGAAGAGTTATGCTAATGTCGATGAACTGAAGGGATTGGCTTCTGTGGCAAGGAGTGCTATTAATGGAGAAAACAGAGTAGGAAGAACAAACAGAGTTGCTGCAAAGACTGTTCTTGGATACAGACAATTATGA
- the LOC125846862 gene encoding uncharacterized protein LOC125846862: MAIELCSDDSSPRFSFSQDISQTDSVQIPSTNSSSSTIDFDFCVFHQTFDLQSTSADELFLDGKILPIEMKRKNIPPSLPPNKNSDQNKSHKLGIPSYNASVKNESLSTDEKQSSKSFWRFKRSNSTSSTSSYVRTLCPLPILSRSNSTGSTPNMKHKHHFHKSSSSVSSSNGHYQKPPLRKVPGYINGIKISPVLNVPTANLFGLSSLFSSSKEKNKKR, from the coding sequence ATGGCGATTGAACTATGTTCAGACGATTCTAGTCCTCGCTTTTCTTTCTCTCAGGACATTTCACAAACAGATTCTGTTCAAATTCCATCAACTAATTCATCCTCCTCTActattgattttgatttttgtgtATTTCATCAAACCTTTGATCTTCAATCTACTTCAGCTGATGAACTTTTCTTAGATGGAAAAATTCTCCCTattgaaatgaaaagaaaaaatatcccTCCATCTCTTCCACCCAACAAAAATTCAGATCAAAACAAAAGTCATAAGTTGGGCATACCCAGTTATAACGCAAGCGTCAAAAATGAAAGCTTATCAACAGATGAAAAACAGAGCTCAAAGTCATTTTGGAGATTCAAGCGTAGTAATAGTACCAGTAGTACTAGTAGTTACGTAAGAACTTTATGTCCTTTGCCAATTTTATCGCGAAGTAATTCAACTGGTTCAACTCCAAACATGAAACACAAACATCATTTCCATAAATCATCATCCTCTGTTTCTTCTTCGAACGGTCATTATCAGAAACCTCCATTGAGGAAAGTTCCAGGTTACATCAATGGGATTAAAATCAGCCCAGTATTAAATGTTCCTACAGCAAATTTGTTTGGTTTGAGCTCTCTCTTTTCCAGTAGCAAGGAAAAGAACAAGAAGAGGTGA
- the LOC125846848 gene encoding uncharacterized protein LOC125846848, producing the protein MNDSLAITASSLAITEKKPQRPGGCVGIFFQLFDWNRRFAKKKLFPKKLLSPARLKQASKKFGGDEKQPKHRLIANENSGGFPNAKSNGMSSTRSESKREMKAPSLVARLMGLESMPAGPGSKAKKASASEIGSNVAEKLDARPSGSDKEDMDCEKAEIKRELRPQKLQKIGVSERRPVSRFSAEALQLRTVLSRPRKHQPKLVSPVKSPRNVSGRNASRLIGAATKILEPGLQKSRAKCALTYPKYFSPLEDKADLALHHLEGPDPYMDSKNLEVRASVPSCKNCGYMLHSKNGTPNVEEHPSSVSSPVSSYSEPSCQGPGRNMPRLPIFNSRDQLERVSEGSSSDANAEIDDVSYCAELILGKRPISRSQIEMHGSRQGSNVKKDASSITHVFNQKQNQTSQNRERGFMKSKLSSLQSNRVLAAAESMNNTKNFVAQNRRLGASTRLRMPATADGCKFETERKPYSRRSDSLSPVRKKRLMNVSRQGESSSFVNGNLGRESSPYSDKTSRRDVVFPSCSVNSHSTKPKLPCLRESGATNDSSEGSNVVSFTFKSAMKQKAGILAEVTKRKSHNSSSFDATPGRSIFNGNDETACLQKSFPLKGDILGALLEQKLKELTSEEEFAEGGAAPRKSTATILQELITALNAESQFHLDSLPVRPTRKEDLCDDGDVSSRNTCMNFQATPDSATDLVGNSLDNDHLSPGCVLEATFSTDSYLSSSPNSSSKDKVLAESVDSIYDEPLFPEPDRDLSDCATSLFTRRSCRALITDHVNNISGVLSKIDQLKGSKLGYANEVILNTELILGTTPEQQALHVDDGLSVSHFLLNELEMLSSLLWMTFGQLLGCNDPKQMNQLKGFAFDCLLEYLDSKFGRYSDSGFRIWSKLPSSMTKEILIADIIEEVKEWTEFVGLIPDELIEWDMSHSLGKWTDFEIEEFECGTEVDRHILQVLVDEVVLDLYSSS; encoded by the exons ATGAATGATAGTTTAGCCATAACAGCATCATCATTGGCCATTACTGAGAAAAAGCCTCAAAGGCCTGGGGGTTGTGTGGGTattttctttcaactctttgATTGGAACCGTAGATTTGCCAAGAAGAAGCTGTTTCCAAAGAAACTGCTTTCACCAG CTCGCTTGAAACAAGCTTCAAAGAAGTTTGGAGGGGATGAGAAGCAGCCAAAGCATCGTTTG ATTGCTAATGAGAATAGTGGGGGTTTCCCAAATGCAAAGAGCAATGGAATGAGCAGTACTCGTAGTGAAAGCAAGCGCGAAATGAAAGCTCCAAGTTTGGTTGCTAGGCTCATGGGTTTGGAATCAATGCCAGCAGGACCAGGTAGTAAGGCCAAAAAGGCTTCAGCTTCTGAAATTGGGAGCAATGTCGCGGAGAAACTTGATGCTCGGCCAAGCGGATCTGATAAAGAAGATATGGATTGTGAGAAGGCTGAAATAAAGCGTGAATTGAGGCCTCAAAAGCTTCAGAAGATAGGGGTGAGTGAGAGACGTCCAGTCAGCAGATTTAGTGCTGAAGCATTGCAGTTGAGGACTGTATTGTCAAGGCCAAGGAAACATCAGCCTAAACTGGTTTCTCCAGTTAAAAGTCCTAGAAATGTCTCTGGTAGAAATGCATCTAGGTTGATTGGGGCTGCAACTAAGATTTTGGAACCTGGTTTGCAAAAGAGTAGGGCAAAATGTGCTCTCACTTAtcctaaatatttttctcctttgGAAGATAAAGCAGATTTAGCACTGCATCATTTGGAAGGCCCTGATCCTTATATGGATTCAAAGAATTTGGAAGTGAGAGCATCTGTGCCTTCATGTAAAAATTGTGGTTATATGCTTCATAGTAAGAACGGTACACCAAATGTGGAAGAACACCCATCATCTGTCTCGTCACCTGTCTCTAGTTACTCTGAACCTTCTTGTCAAGGTCCAGGAAGAAATATGCCAAGGTTGCCCATTTTCAACAGCAGGGATCAATTAGAGAGAGTTTCTGAGGGATCGTCTTCAGATGCCAATGCTGAAATAGATGATGTATCATACTGTGCAGAGCTCATATTGGGCAAGCGACCAATTAGCAGAAGTCAAATAGAGATGCATGGCTCCCGCCAAGGGAGCAATGTGAAAAAGGATGCATCATCTATCACTCATGTGTTTAACCAGAAGCAAAATCAAACATCTCAGAATAGAGAGAGGGGTTTCATGAAGTCTAAGCTAAGTAGTTTGCAGAGCAACAGAGTTTTAGCAGCTGCAGAATCTATGAATAATACCAAAAATTTTGTTGCACAGAACAGAAGGTTAGGTGCATCTACCCGTTTGAGGATGCCAGCCACAGCCGACGGCTGCAAGTTTGAAACCGAAAGAAAACCTTATTCAAGGAGAAGTGATTCCCTCTCTCCAGTGCGGAAGAAGAGATTGATGAATGTCTCTAGACAAGGTGAAAGTTCTAGTTTTGTGAATGGGAATTTGGGAAGAGAATCAAGTCCTTATTCTGACAAAACAAGTAGAAGAGATGTTGTTTTCCCAAGTTGTTCCGTTAATAGTCACTCCACTAAACCCAAGTTGCCATGTTTGCGAGAGAGTGGTGCAACCAATGATAGTTCTGAGGGAAGTAATGTTGTTTCGTTTACTTTTAAATCTGCAATGAAGCAGAAAGCTGGCATTCTTGCAGAAGTCACAAAAAGGAAGTCTCACAATAGCTCAAGTTTTGATGCTACTCCAGGGAGATCCATCTTTAATGGTAATGATGAAACAGCATGCTTGCAGAAATCCTTTCCTTTGAAAGGAGACATTTTAGGAGCACTTTTGGAGCAAAAGCTAAAGGAATTGACTAGTGAAGAAGAGTTCGCAGAAGGAGGTGCTGCACCTAGAAAAAGCACTGCGACAATCCTTCAGGAGCTAATAACTGCTTTGAATGCTGAGAGTCAATTTCATCTGGATAGTTTGCCTGTTAGACCTACCAGAAAAGAAGATTTGTGTGATGATGGTGATGTGTCTTCAAGAAATACGTGCATGAATTTCCAG GCCACGCCAGATTCAGCAACTGATTTAGTTGGGAATTCACTTGATAATGATCACCTTAGTCCAGGATGTGTTCTTGAAGCTACCTTTTCAACTGACAGCTACCTCTCCAGCAGTCCCAATAGTAGCTCAA AGGACAAAGTGCTTGCTGAATCCGTGGACTCTATTTATGATGAACCACTCTTTCCAGAACCTGATAGAGATCTTTCGGATTGTGCGACCTCATTATTCACCAGAAGGAGTTGCAGAGCACTGATCACAGACCATGTTAACAACATTTCTGGAGTGCTAAGCAAGATTGATCAGTTAAAAGGAAGCAAACTCGGTTACGCAAATGAGGTCATTTTGAATACTGAACTCATACTTGGAACCACACCTGAACAACAGGCTTTACATGTAGATGATGGGTTATCCGTGAGCCATTTTCTCCTCAATGAACTTGAAATGCTATCAAGTCTTCTATGGATGACTTTTGGTCAGTTGCTCGGCTGTAATGATCCCAAACAGATGAATCAACTTAAAGGATTTGCCTTTGATTGTCTATTAGAGTATCTAGACTCTAAATTTGGTCGATACTCTGATTCTGGTTTCAGAATCTGGTCTAAACTACCATCAAGCATGACTAAAGAGATTCTGATTGCTGATATTATTGAAGAGGTCAAAGAGTGGACAGAATTTGTTGGGTTGATCCCCGACGAGCTAATAGAATGGGATATGAGCCATTCTTTGGGTAAATGGACAGATTTCGAGATTGAAGAATTTGAATGTGGCACTGAAGTTGATAGGCATATTCTCCAAGTATTAGTAGATGAAGTTGTTTTGGACCTCTACAGTTCTAGCTAA
- the LOC125846858 gene encoding chloroplastic group IIB intron splicing facilitator CRS2-B, chloroplastic — MLHAVYAPKICSISYSRIPCYQKPLAPTRLRVSVSLPEPNGVKVEFTPWLIVGLGNPGNKYHGTRHNVGFEMIDRVSQEEGIVLNTIQSKALIGIGSIGEVPVVLAKPQAYMNFSGESVGPLAAYYQVPLRHILLVYDEMSLPNGILRLQPKGGHGHHNGMKSVMEHLNGRRDFPRFCIGIGNPPGTMDMKAYLLQKFSDTERKQVDAALDQGVAAVRTVVLEGFGSRISRFNIGQKYKYHKV; from the exons ATGTTGCATGCAGTATATGCCCCAAAAATTTGCAGTATATCGTATTCAAGAATCCCTTGTTATCAAAAGCCTTTAGCCCCAACAAGGCTTAGAGTATCAGTTTCACTTCCAGAGCCTAATGGGGTTAAGGTTGAGTTCACTCCTTGGTTGATTGTTGGATTAGGAAATCCTGGAAACAAGTATCACGGGACTCGACACAAT GTTGGTTTCGAGATGATTGATAGAGTATCTCAAGAGGAGGGCATCGTGTTAAACACAATACAGTCGAAGGCCTTGATAGGGATAG GTTCCATTGGGGAGGTACCTGTTGTATTGGCAAAGCCTCAGGCCTACATGAATTTCAGTGGAGAATCA GTTGGACCTCTTGCAGCATATTATCAGGTGCCGTTGCGTCACATCCTTCTG GTTTACGACGAGATGAGCTTACCCAATGGTATTTTGAGACTCCAGCCTAAAGGAGGACATGGCCATCATAATGG GATGAAAAGTGTGATGGAGCATTTGAATGGTCGCCGGGACTTTCCACGATTTTGCATAG GCATTGGGAATCCACCTGGGACTATGGACATGAAGGCATATCTGTTACAAAAATTCAGTGATACAGAGCGGAAACAG GTGGATGCAGCACTTGATCAAGGAGTTGCGGCTGTGAGGACGGTAGTATTGGAAGGATTTGGCAGTAGAATCTCGCGATTTAATATAGGGCAGAAATACAAGTATCACAAAGTTTGA
- the LOC125846852 gene encoding elongator complex protein 5: MAETICRALRDGAFEGEHAPALTIKDTIDTPLGSFVFNHILTQLTSNILAGKSQARGVVLVALSRPPSFYAELLKDKGFDVSSSSKWLRVLDCYSDPLGWKNKLMERGTVRNPYEETLLKTSLCKNLKELDKVLSSIIELGKEIVEEGKGRFAVAIDSVSEVLRHSSLPSVARILSHLRSHDQVSCIFCLLHVDLHEAKVAATLEYLSTMHADVEPIVQRTNGQRNTSEDLPMVEQSFKRGKFHVRFKRRNGRVRVMREELYVEGSGIKITEVSSEDGFTAQSLVPKVQFNLDLSEKERLDRAKVVLPFEHQGTGKPIQIYDGRKSLNESENEEKQASVEKLQTTEDSGRGEIIYFRDSDDEMPDSDEDPDDDLDI, from the exons ATGGCCGAAACAATTTGTAGAGCTCTTCGTGATGGAGCATTCGAAGGAGAACACGCTCCTGCTCTAACTATAAAGGATACTATCGACACGCCTCTGGGTTCCTTCGTCTTCAACCATATTCTTACGCAACTTACTTCCAACATTCTCGCCGGTAAATCACAAGCTAG AGGTGTTGTGCTGGTCGCTTTATCACGGCCTCCATCGTTCTATGCTGAACTGTTGAAGGATAAAGGTTTCGACGTTTCTTCATCGAGTAAATG GCTAAGAGTTCTAGATTGCTATTCGGATCCTCTTGGATGGAAAAACAAGTTAATGGAGAGGGGAACTGTAAGAAATCCCTACGAAGAGACCTTACTGAAAACTAGTTTATGTAAGAACTTGAAAGAATTGGACAAGGTTTTGTCATCCATTATTGAACTTGGAAAAG AAATTGTTGAAGAGGGAAAGGGGAGATTTGCAGTTGCAATAGACTCG GTTAGTGAGGTCTTGAGACATTCATCTCTACCTTCCGTTGCAAGAATCTTAAGTCATCTTCGCAGTCATG ACCAGGTCTCATGCATATTTTGCTTGTTGCATGTGGACCTTCATGAGGCCAAGGTGGCTGCCACTCTTGAATATTTGTCCACTATGCATGCGGATGTGGAACCAATAGTTCAAAGAACAAATGGACAGAGAAACACCTCAGAGGACCTCCCAATGGTGGAACAGTCCTTTAAAAGAGGAAAATTTCATGTACGCTTTAAACGCAGAAATGGACGTGTCAGAGTGATG aGGGAAGAGCTTTATGTTGAGGGATCAGGCATCAAAATTACAGAAGTTTCATCTGAAGATGGATTCACTGCCCAAAGTCTTGTTCCCAAG GTGCAATTCAATTTAGATTTGTCAGAGAAGGAAAGATTAGACCGAGCAAAAGTTGTACTCCCATTTGAACACCAAG GAACTGGTAAACCCATTCAAATCTATGATGGTCGTAAATCACTTAACGAGAGCGAAAATGAGGAGAAACAAGCTTCAGTTGAGAAACTGCAAACAACAGAGGATTCTGGGAGGGGTGAGATAATATATTTTCGCGATTCAGATGATGAGATGCCAGATTCAGATGAGGACCCTGATGATGATTTGGACATATGA
- the LOC125846860 gene encoding uncharacterized protein LOC125846860 — protein MKANWEVKDCCNHDQVIFLVTIGVYTVFIFILWRTFIITPFKLITVFLHEVSHAIACKLTCGEVVGIKVHANEGGVTQTRGGLSWVILPAGYLGSSFWGMVLILASTNVLSAMIAAGCFIAALLIVLCLAKNWTLRGLCIGFIIFIGGIWALQIQTEVRMLRYVILFIGVMNSLFSVYDIYDDLISRRVNSSDAEKFAELCPCCCAGPFWGVLWGMISFAFLFGAMYLGLALLS, from the exons atgaaggcGAATTGGGAGGTGAAGGATTGTTGTAACCATGACCAAGTCATCTTCCTTGTCACCATTGGTGTCTACACCGTCTTCATTTTTATC TTATGGAGAACATTTATTATAACACCTTTCAAGCTCATTACTGTGTTTCTTCATGAAGTAAGCCATGCAATTGCTTGTAAGCTCACATGTGGAGAG GTGGTGGGCATAAAAGTTCATGCCAATGAGGGGGGAGTGACACAAACTCGCGGTGGTCTTTCTTGGGTGATCTTGCCTGCTGGAT ATCTGGGTTCATCTTTCTGGGGAATGGTTCTCATACTTGCATCGACAAACGTTCTCAGTGCAATGATAGCAGCTGGTTGTTTTATTGCCGCTTTGCTTATCGTGCTCTGCCTTGCAAAAAAT TGGACACTTCGCGGACTTTGCATTG gattcatcattttcattggTGGAATTTGGGCGCTGCAAATACAAACGGAAGTTCGTATGCTCCGTTATGTAATTCTCTTCATAG GTGTTATGAACAGCTTGTTTTCTGTATATG ATATCTATGATGACTTAATATCTCGAAGAGTGAACTCAAGTGATGCTGAGAAATTTGCTGAACTTTGTCCATGCTGTTGTGCTGGTCCTTTTTGGGGAGTCCTTTG GGGAATGATAtcttttgcttttctttttggAGCTATGTACCTTGGCCTTGCCCTTTTATCTTGA
- the LOC125846851 gene encoding mannose-6-phosphate isomerase 2-like yields MEADGLSTTMEEGFKGLLRLMGSVKNYDWGRSAKESCVGRLYRLNSGRKIDEKQPYAEFWMGTHDSGPSYIVEEGGRIQNGYANGGGVRNKCTLKDWIEKNPSVLGETVLSKWGTQLPFLFKVLSIEKALSIQAHPDKDLAILLHKEQPLVYKDDNHKPEMALALTEFEALCGFISLEELKVIVQTVPEIVEVVGNALAELVLDLNEDDEEEKGKLVLRKLFTEIMSASKDVITEVLAKLISRLNIKNKVRELTDKEQLVLGLEKQYPADVGVLVAFLFNYVKLNPGEALYLGANEPHAYVYGECVECMATSDNVVRAGLTPKHRDVRTLCSMLTYRQGNPEILHGTAINPYTMRYLPPFDEFEVDRCILPPYSTVAFPSAPGPSMFVVMGGEGTMTTSAEVIVAEGDVLFAPANTNITIATSSGLHLYRAGVNSRFFEE; encoded by the exons aTGGAGGCTGATGGTCTGTCAACAACAATGGAGGAAGGGTTTAAGGGGTTACTCAGGTTAATGGGTTCTGTCAAGAATTATGATTGGGGCCGTTCGGCAAAGGAATCTTGTGTTGGACGTCTGTATAGGCTTAATTCTGGGAGGAAAATCGATGAAAAACAGCCATATGCGGAGTTTTGGATGGGAACTCATGACTCTGGGCCATCCTACATTGTGGAAGAAGGAGGAAGAATTCAGAATGGGTATGCTAATGGTGGGGGAGTTAGAAACAAGTGTACTTTGAAAGATTGGATTGAGAAGAACCCTAGTGTACTTGGTGAAACTGTTCTTAGCAAATGGGGTACCCAGCTTCCCTTTCTCTTCAAG GTACTCTCTATTGAGAAAGCTTTGTCTATACAAGCTCATCCAGACAAGGATCTGGCAATTCTTCTGCATAAGGAGCAGCCACTCGTTTACAAGGATGATAACCACAAACCCGAGATGGCTTTGGCCTTGACCGAATTTGAGGCCTTGTGTGGCTTCATAAGTCTTGAG GAGCTTAAAGTGATTGTTCAGACTGTGCCTGAGATTGTTGAAGTGGTTGGTAATGCGCTTGCAGAGCTAGTATTGGACTTGAACGAGGATGATGAAGAGGAGAAAGGTAAATTAGTGCTCAGAAAATTATTTACGGAGATTATGTCAGCTAGCAAGGATGTGATCACGGAAGTGCTTGCTAAGCTGATTAGTCGCCTGAACATTAAAAACAAG GTAAGGGAGCTAACCGACAAGGAACAACTGGTCCTAGGACTTGAGAAGCAGTATCCAGCTGATGTTGGTGTTTTAGTTGCATTCTTGTTTAACTACGTGAAACTCAATCCTGGTGAAGCTTTATATTTAGGGGCAAATGAACCCCATGCATATGTATATGGGGAGTGTGTCGAATGTATGGCAACCTCGGATAATGTGGTACGCGCTGGCCTAACTCCCAAGCACCGGGATGTTAGAACTCTCTGTTCAATGCTCACGTACAGACAG GGTAACCCTGAAATTCTGCACGGTACGGCAATAAATCCATACACAATGAGATACCTCCCTCCTTTTGATGAATTTGAGGTGGATCGTTGCATTCTTCCCCCATATTCAACTGTTGCCTTCCCTTCTGCTCCTGGTCCGTCCATGTTTGTGGTCATGGGAGGAGAGGGAACAATGACCACATCAGCAGAAGTGATTGTTGCTGAAGGTGATGTCCTATTTGCACCTGCAAACACCAATATTACCATTGCAACCTCCTCTGGTTTGCACTTGTATAGAGCAGGTGTAAACAGCAGATTTTTTGAGGAATGA